From a region of the Lactuca sativa cultivar Salinas chromosome 4, Lsat_Salinas_v11, whole genome shotgun sequence genome:
- the LOC111906999 gene encoding mechanosensitive ion channel protein 1, mitochondrial gives MTSIKSLIPKSSHRVYARNRFLNQAQATARPCFTCIGRDYSTTRRTTSNNVDIISSKSSNLHLWSTSPLLVTTHLLNHRLYSSSTSKDVSASSSTGSGINDTSGIDGNDLLHKAKEVWASSVNVASQTGEKAKEALDEVTPHVEQLLNTYPYLRDVVVPVSGTIMGTILAWAILPRIFRRFHKYSTEGSSTILPVGSLWGAVPYEKSFWGALESPVKSLITFMAFSQIGVMVAPTTIASQYIAPVWRGAVIICLVWFLHRWKTSVITRALVMKTVVGVDRDKLLTLDKISSVGLFVLGGMALAEACGVAVQSILTVGGIGGVATAFAAKDILGNVLSGLSVQLSQPFSIGDTIKAGSVEGQVMEMGLTTTSLLSAEKFPIVVPNSLFSSQAIVNKSRAGWRVMVSKIPVQIDEYEKIPAISEEIKNMMKLNLNVFLEKEQPYCYLSRVERSFVELTLGCNLKQMSKDKLFSTEQDLLLQSIQIIRKHGASLANT, from the exons ATGACCTCAATTAAGTCCTTGATCCCAAAATCTTCTCATCGGGTGTATGCAAGGAACAGATTTTTGAATCAAGCTCAAGCAACTGCAAGACCGTGTTTTACTTGCATAGGCCGAGACTACTCAACAACCCGAAGAACCACAAGCAACAATGTCGACATAATCTCATCCAAATCATCAAACCTGCACCTTTGGAGCACTTCTCCTCTTCTAGTAACTACACATCTCTTGAATCATCGTCTATACTCATCATCCACAAGTAAAGATGTATCTGCTTCAAGTTCTACTGGATCAGGAATCAACGATACCAGTGGAATCGATGGAAATGATTTGCTTCATAAAGCGAAGGAGGTTTGGGCCTCAAGTGTAAATGTTGCATCCCAAACTGGTGAAAAGGCAAAAGAAGCTTTAGATGAAGTGACTCCTCATGTAGAACAATTACTCAATACCTATCCATATCTTCGTGATGTTGTTGTTCCTGTTAGTGGCACCATAATGGGAACCATTTTAGCATGGGCAATCTTGCCAAGGATATTTAGAAGGTTCCATAAGTACTCAACAGAAGGGTCAAGTACAATCTTACCAGTAGGATCACTGTGGGGTGCAGTACCTTATGAGAAAAGTTTTTGGGGTGCATTAGAGTCTCCAGTCAAATCTCTCATAACCTTCATGGCATTTTCTCAAAT AGGCGTAATGGTGGCACCAACAACAATTGCATCACAGTATATCGCACCTGTGTGGAGGGGTGCTGTTATCATTTGTTTGGTGTGGTTTTTGCATAGATGGAAAACAAGTGTGATAACACGTGCTTTGGTTATGAAGACTGTTGTGGGTGTTGACCGAGATAAGCTGTTGACTTTGGACAAAATCTCTTCTGTTGGGTTGTTTGTTCTTGGTGGTATGGCTTTAGCTGAAGCCTGTGGGGTGGCTGTGCAATCTATTTTAACAGTTGGAGGAATTGGag GGGTTGCAACTGCTTTTGCAGCTAAAGACATTCTTGGGAATGTCCTAAGTGGGTTGTCTGTACAACTTTCACAACCCTTTTCAATTGGAGATACGATAAaa GCTGGATCTGTGGAAGGTCAAGTTATGGAGATGGGACTCACAACCACCTCATTGCTTAGTGCAGAAAAGTTTCCTATAGTAGTTCCGAATTCCTTGTTTTCAAGTCAG GCAATTGTGAACAAATCACGGGCTGGATGGCGTGTAATGGTGTCCAAGATTCCTGTTCAAATTGATGAGTATGAAAAGATCCCTGCCATATCAGAGGAAATAAAGAACATGATGAAATTAAATTTGAATGTTTTCTTGGAAAAAGAGCAGCCGTATTGTTATTTGTCTCGAGTGGAAAGATCTTTTGTGGAGCTTACTCTTGGATGCAATCTAAAACAGATG AGTAAAGACAAGTTATTTTCAACAGAGCAGGATCTTCTTCTGCAGTCAATTCAGATAATCAGAAAGCATGGTGCCTCATTGGCTAACACATAG
- the LOC111907000 gene encoding protein GRAVITROPIC IN THE LIGHT 1 gives MQLGGAKDSQIRDSSNPKVHPQPMEETANQNPEAVEALVSKIFTNISSLKSAYIRLQAAHTPYDPDKIQAADKLVISELKNLSELKHFYRENNPRPTYISPQDSRLAAEIQEQQSLLKTYEVMVKKFQSEIHNKDSEIVQLQQHIQDATLKRAKLEKNLKLRGLSSSSKDSEGGSIDGNENIPVLSPELFKSAVELASKAIHDFSKPLINMMKAAGWDLDAAANSIEPDIKYAKRAHKKYAFEYHICQKMFTGFQQENFGLNNENKDKDKDTFFREYLALRDTDPLDSVGQDPDSEFGKFCRGKYVIVVHPKMEASFFGNLDHRNYIMGGGHPRTPFYQAFLKLAKAIWVLHLLSHSFEPVIKVYQVSKGCEFSEVYMESVVKNFVVDESGEKPKVGLMVMPGFGIGGSVIQCRVYLTGIKEIE, from the coding sequence CTGCAAACCAAAACCCTGAAGCTGTTGAAGCTTTAGTCTCAAAAATATTCACAAACATTTCATCCTTAAAATCCGCTTACATCCGCCTTCAAGCTGCTCACACCCCATACGACCCTGACAAAATCCAAGCTGCAGACAAACTCGTAATTTCAGAACTCAAAAATCTCTCAGAACTCAAACACTTTTATCGCGAAAACAACCCCAGACCCACTTACATTTCCCCACAAGACTCCCGTTTGGCTGCAGAGATTCAAGAACAGCAAAGCCTCTTAAAAACGTATGAAGTCATGGTGAAGAAATTCCAATCCGAAATCCACAACAAAGATTCCGAGATTGTACAATTACAACAACATATCCAAGACGCGACTCTCAAAAGGGCTAAACTTGAAAAGAATCTAAAGCTGAGGGGGCTATCATCATCTTCGAAAGATTCCGAGGGGGGATCGATCGATGGAAATGAAAATATTCCCGTTTTGTCCCCCGAGCTTTTTAAGTCGGCTGTTGAACTTGCTTCTAAAGCAATTCATGATTTTTCAAAACCGTTAATCAACATGATGAAGGCTGCGGGGTGGGACCTTGATGCTGCTGCGAATTCGATCGAACCGGATATTAAATACGCGAAACGGGCCCACAAGAAATACGCGTTTGAATACCATATTTGTCAAAAAATGTTCACCGGTTTTCAACAAGAAAATTTCGGTTTAAACAATGAAAACAAAGACAAAGACAAAGACACGTTCTTTCGTGAGTATCTCGCGTTACGTGACACGGATCCGCTTGATTCGGTGGGGCAAGACCCGGATTCGGAATTCGGGAAGTTTTGCAGGGGTAAATACGTAATTGTGGTGCATCCGAAAATGGAAGCGTCTTTTTTCGGGAATTTGGATCATAGGAATTATATAATGGGAGGAGGGCATCCGAGGACGCCGTTTTATCAGGCGTTTTTGAAACTGGCGAAAGCGATTTGGGTTTTGCATTTGTTGAGTCATTCGTTTGAGCCTGTGATAAAGGTGTATCAGGTGAGTAAAGGGTGTGAGTTTTCAGAGGTTTATATGGAAAGTGTGGTGAAGAATTTTGTGGTGGATGAAAGTGGTGAGAAGCCGAAAGTTGGGTTGATGGTGATGCCAGGGTTTGGGATTGGTGGGAGTGTGATTCAGTGTCGGGTGTATTTGACTGGAATCAAGGAGATTGAATAG